Proteins encoded by one window of Emticicia oligotrophica DSM 17448:
- a CDS encoding glycosyltransferase family 2 protein yields the protein MNTEFSFIILSFNEEQHLPRLLESIKELNAETFILDSGSTDRTLEIAEQYGAKVLYNKFENHPKQWDFALKNFPIKTPWTIGLDSDHIVLPELFELLKNFKNTEIPSDVNGIFFNRKNYFKGRWLKHGGYFPRYLMKMFRTGVGFSDLNENMDHRFVAEGKNIVWDKGYLKEENLKENRISFWIEKHNRYSDQVAREEIERKKQLRSQTIQPKFFGNPDQRIAFLKKIWWDMPLFVRPFIYFFHRYFIQLGILDGKEGMIFHFLQALWFRFVVDVKIFELESEEKLKNETNK from the coding sequence ATGAATACCGAATTTTCGTTTATTATATTATCGTTCAACGAAGAACAACATTTACCCCGATTGCTGGAGTCAATCAAAGAACTCAATGCCGAGACTTTTATTTTAGATTCGGGTAGTACTGACCGTACGCTCGAAATTGCTGAGCAATATGGGGCGAAGGTTTTATATAATAAATTTGAGAATCACCCTAAACAATGGGATTTTGCTTTGAAAAACTTTCCAATTAAAACCCCTTGGACAATCGGGCTAGATTCTGACCATATTGTTTTACCCGAATTATTTGAGCTACTGAAAAACTTCAAAAACACAGAAATTCCTTCCGACGTAAATGGCATTTTCTTCAATCGAAAAAACTATTTTAAAGGTCGTTGGCTTAAGCATGGTGGCTATTTCCCACGATACCTAATGAAAATGTTTCGTACTGGTGTGGGTTTCTCCGACCTCAACGAAAACATGGACCACCGCTTTGTGGCAGAAGGCAAAAATATTGTTTGGGATAAAGGGTATTTAAAAGAAGAAAACCTCAAAGAAAATAGGATTAGTTTTTGGATCGAAAAACATAATCGTTACAGCGACCAAGTGGCACGTGAAGAAATCGAACGAAAAAAGCAATTACGTAGCCAAACAATTCAGCCCAAATTCTTTGGAAATCCAGACCAACGAATTGCATTTTTGAAGAAAATTTGGTGGGATATGCCGTTATTTGTGCGTCCGTTTATTTATTTTTTTCACCGTTATTTTATCCAACTGGGTATTCTTGACGGAAAAGAAGGTATGATTTTCCACTTCTTACAAGCCTTATGGTTTAGGTTTGTGGTTGATGTAAAGATTTTTGAATTAGAAAGTGAAGAAAAGCTGAAAAACGAAACAAATAAATGA
- a CDS encoding NAD-dependent epimerase/dehydratase family protein produces the protein MSKSLSILGCGWLGLPLGKYFSENGYIVKGSTTNEEKLSILAENGIEAFRIQLNPHIVGENVDNFLSSETLLINIPPRISLQKVDAHVEQISNLLNFIKTSSIKNIIYISSTSVYPELNREVLEEDVITPEQSASPTMVKAEKLLLNFWKESSVNLTILRCGGLMGYDRIPAKYFSGWKGLTTGDIRVNYVHRDDVIKIIEKIIENQIWNQVFNIVSPIHPTRKQIYAKNCEELGFEMPEFVKPAEPQPFKIISVAKWLKHSNYKFIYENPLDYYYQKKS, from the coding sequence ATGAGTAAATCACTAAGTATTTTGGGGTGTGGATGGTTGGGATTACCACTCGGAAAATATTTTTCTGAAAATGGATATATAGTAAAAGGTAGCACAACCAACGAAGAAAAACTATCTATTTTAGCTGAAAATGGCATTGAAGCTTTTCGCATTCAACTTAATCCACATATTGTTGGCGAAAATGTGGATAACTTTCTAAGTTCAGAAACACTGCTTATAAATATTCCACCACGCATTAGCCTTCAAAAAGTAGATGCTCACGTAGAGCAAATTTCCAATTTGCTTAATTTTATAAAAACATCATCTATAAAGAATATCATTTACATTAGTTCAACATCTGTTTACCCCGAGTTAAATAGAGAGGTGCTCGAAGAGGATGTCATAACACCCGAACAATCAGCTAGTCCAACTATGGTAAAAGCAGAGAAACTACTACTAAATTTTTGGAAAGAATCTTCAGTGAATTTAACTATTCTGCGTTGCGGTGGACTCATGGGCTACGACCGAATTCCGGCGAAATATTTTTCAGGTTGGAAGGGACTCACAACGGGAGATATCCGAGTAAACTACGTTCACCGAGATGACGTAATCAAGATTATCGAAAAGATTATCGAAAACCAGATTTGGAACCAAGTTTTCAATATTGTTTCGCCGATTCACCCGACAAGAAAACAAATTTACGCAAAAAACTGCGAAGAATTAGGCTTTGAAATGCCCGAATTTGTAAAACCTGCTGAGCCTCAACCATTTAAAATCATTAGTGTAGCAAAATGGCTCAAACATTCAAATTATAAGTTTATTTACGAAAATCCATTAGATTATTACTACCAAAAGAAAAGCTAA
- a CDS encoding MerC domain-containing protein produces the protein MRKIFTHYHTLNKVGLWLSVICTIHCLAMPFLMTALPILGESFLTEKSEFYLIGSSAVLAVFLLIKDYRNHHNPQPLFLLVLALCFNITGLFWAKGSLEMLFNVSGALIMALAYWINWTSHRRACHSHTH, from the coding sequence ATGCGAAAAATATTCACTCATTACCATACACTTAACAAAGTTGGCTTGTGGCTCTCGGTGATTTGTACAATTCACTGCTTGGCTATGCCTTTCCTCATGACCGCTTTACCGATTTTAGGAGAAAGTTTCTTAACCGAAAAATCTGAATTCTATCTTATTGGGTCAAGTGCAGTATTAGCTGTTTTCTTATTAATCAAAGATTACAGAAATCATCATAACCCGCAGCCATTATTTTTATTGGTTTTAGCACTTTGTTTCAATATTACTGGCCTATTTTGGGCAAAAGGTTCACTCGAAATGCTCTTCAATGTTTCTGGTGCTCTTATTATGGCTCTAGCCTATTGGATAAACTGGACTTCTCACCGCCGTGCTTGCCATAGTCATACTCACTAA
- the panB gene encoding 3-methyl-2-oxobutanoate hydroxymethyltransferase has product MSVHNEIKRVTTHTLQELKRKGEKIACLTAYDYSMAKIVDAAGVELILVGDSASNVMAGHETTLPITLDNMIYHAQAVVKAVKRALVVVDLPFGSYQGNSEEALRSAIRIMKESGGHAVKLEGGIEIRESIERILSAGIPVMGHLGLTPQSIYKFGTYTVRAKEEEEAEQLMANAKMLNEVGCFGMVLEKIPATLAKKVTDSVHIPTIGIGAGNGCDGQILVVHDMLGINKDFSPRFLRRYADLHSIMTEAVINYTKDVKASDFPNEKESY; this is encoded by the coding sequence ATGTCTGTACATAACGAAATCAAGCGTGTTACTACGCATACCCTTCAAGAACTCAAACGAAAAGGCGAGAAAATAGCATGCTTAACAGCCTACGATTATTCGATGGCAAAAATAGTAGATGCCGCAGGCGTGGAGCTGATTTTAGTAGGAGATTCGGCATCCAATGTAATGGCTGGGCATGAAACAACCCTCCCAATTACACTCGATAACATGATTTATCATGCTCAGGCAGTAGTAAAGGCCGTAAAGAGAGCATTAGTAGTGGTAGATTTACCTTTTGGTTCGTATCAAGGAAATTCGGAAGAAGCTCTTCGTTCGGCCATTAGAATTATGAAAGAATCGGGTGGACATGCGGTTAAATTAGAAGGTGGAATCGAAATCAGAGAGTCGATTGAACGCATTTTGAGTGCGGGTATTCCAGTAATGGGGCACTTAGGACTCACGCCACAATCAATCTATAAGTTTGGTACTTATACTGTGCGTGCCAAAGAAGAAGAAGAAGCTGAGCAGCTCATGGCAAATGCTAAAATGCTCAATGAAGTAGGGTGTTTCGGAATGGTTTTAGAGAAAATCCCTGCGACTTTGGCCAAAAAAGTGACAGATTCTGTTCATATTCCTACTATTGGTATAGGTGCGGGTAATGGCTGTGATGGTCAGATTTTAGTGGTGCACGATATGCTGGGTATTAATAAAGATTTCTCTCCACGTTTCCTTCGTCGTTATGCCGATTTACACAGCATCATGACCGAAGCCGTAATTAATTATACTAAAGATGTAAAAGCATCTGACTTCCCGAACGAAAAAGAATCATATTAA
- a CDS encoding murein hydrolase activator EnvC family protein has product MTFKKITYFIAFLSILSIWPNADLMAQRKKKSRAQLEREKRRNLEKIAETKLALENTQEKKEATVGKIKAIKEQISSQEEQIGLMEQDLELIDMEMQDIIGAKEVLERKLDTLQREYAAMLYSASKISGKINKLSFLFSSSSFNELIMRYKYLQQYTDNRKSQVAQIIKVVALLRERQSNLQGKRSDKKRIISAKLTEAQYLEQLKSRQTEMVTELSQKEKDLRKEIEATKKSVSKLEASIEAVVSREMARKNRELELKQDQAAKLAKNKAKQNTSKKVVKVSNDEDSALGRSFAASKSRLPWPVQRGFISDRFGVKEHPVLNGVLINNNGIDIQTSTNATVRSVYAGEVKDVTEIPGLGKVVLIQHGEYFTVYANLKQIFLSIGQKVSAKETIGTAGESGGAPEINFQIWHNSEHLNPEGWLSPR; this is encoded by the coding sequence ATGACCTTTAAAAAAATTACATACTTTATAGCCTTTTTATCAATTCTAAGTATTTGGCCTAACGCCGATTTGATGGCTCAGCGTAAGAAAAAAAGCCGAGCTCAACTCGAACGTGAAAAGCGAAGAAATCTTGAAAAAATTGCCGAAACTAAGCTAGCTTTAGAAAATACGCAAGAGAAAAAAGAAGCAACCGTTGGCAAAATCAAAGCCATTAAAGAACAAATTTCTTCGCAAGAAGAACAAATAGGTTTAATGGAGCAAGATTTAGAGCTGATTGATATGGAGATGCAAGATATTATAGGTGCCAAAGAAGTCCTCGAACGTAAACTCGATACACTTCAGAGGGAGTATGCTGCTATGCTTTATAGTGCCTCTAAAATAAGTGGAAAGATAAATAAACTTAGCTTTTTATTTTCTTCTTCTTCGTTTAATGAGCTTATTATGAGGTATAAATACCTGCAACAATATACAGATAATCGTAAATCTCAGGTAGCACAAATCATTAAAGTAGTAGCACTCCTACGTGAACGACAATCAAATTTACAGGGAAAACGTTCAGATAAAAAACGCATTATTTCGGCTAAACTTACCGAAGCTCAGTATTTAGAGCAATTAAAAAGTCGCCAGACCGAAATGGTAACTGAACTTTCGCAAAAGGAAAAAGATCTAAGAAAAGAAATAGAAGCAACTAAGAAGTCGGTTAGTAAATTAGAAGCATCAATTGAAGCGGTAGTATCTCGCGAAATGGCTCGTAAAAATCGCGAGTTAGAATTGAAGCAAGACCAAGCAGCTAAACTAGCCAAAAATAAGGCTAAACAAAATACTTCTAAGAAAGTAGTTAAAGTATCAAACGATGAAGATTCGGCACTTGGGCGTTCGTTTGCCGCTTCAAAGTCTCGTTTGCCTTGGCCCGTACAACGTGGCTTTATTTCAGATAGATTTGGTGTTAAAGAACACCCAGTTCTAAATGGGGTTTTGATAAACAATAATGGGATTGATATTCAAACATCGACCAATGCAACCGTAAGGTCGGTTTATGCGGGTGAGGTAAAAGATGTAACTGAAATTCCGGGTTTAGGCAAAGTGGTTTTGATTCAGCACGGCGAGTATTTTACGGTTTATGCTAATTTGAAACAAATTTTCTTATCAATAGGCCAAAAAGTGAGTGCTAAAGAAACTATTGGAACAGCAGGTGAGTCTGGCGGAGCTCCTGAAATTAACTTCCAGATTTGGCATAATAGCGAGCACTTAAATCCAGAAGGTTGGCTTAGTCCGAGATAA
- a CDS encoding DUF4292 domain-containing protein → MLKYTFIILSFFVILSTSSCKRHRMHKKEVALAADTLQSETVKAEKPVLTVEEPAKVEIPVVQKIEVKPAEIDFKYLNIKSKVNFSGGGEEQSFPVNIHIKKDSIIWLSIVVGLEGGRGIITKDSVIFLDRLHRTYYKYDFASLSKQFNFNLNYDLVQSILIGNMPIRKRESDEVLKQENGFLIKQKEGFVLIDNLVSEANLKLQKVNASDETGDSKMEIDYTNFLPITDLLIPQEVKAKIDAKKDGKVLQTSVNLQHNKIEVLDQSPGFSFSIPKSYTPK, encoded by the coding sequence ATGTTAAAATATACCTTTATAATTCTTAGTTTCTTTGTCATTCTTTCGACCTCTTCTTGTAAGCGTCATAGAATGCATAAAAAAGAGGTTGCATTGGCCGCCGATACGCTCCAGTCTGAAACAGTGAAAGCTGAAAAACCAGTCTTAACGGTAGAAGAACCTGCAAAAGTAGAAATACCAGTTGTACAAAAAATTGAGGTCAAGCCCGCTGAAATTGATTTTAAATACTTGAATATCAAATCAAAAGTAAATTTTTCAGGAGGTGGAGAAGAACAAAGTTTTCCTGTAAATATACATATCAAAAAAGATAGTATTATTTGGCTTTCTATTGTGGTAGGTTTGGAAGGTGGACGTGGAATTATTACGAAGGATTCAGTGATTTTCCTCGACCGATTGCATCGGACTTATTATAAATATGATTTCGCAAGTTTAAGCAAGCAATTCAACTTCAATCTGAACTATGATCTTGTTCAATCAATTTTAATTGGAAATATGCCGATTCGAAAGCGTGAGAGTGATGAAGTTTTGAAGCAAGAAAACGGTTTTTTAATAAAGCAAAAAGAAGGGTTTGTACTGATCGACAATCTTGTTTCTGAAGCAAATCTAAAACTCCAAAAAGTAAATGCAAGCGATGAAACTGGTGATAGCAAAATGGAAATAGACTATACTAACTTCTTGCCTATTACAGATTTATTGATACCACAAGAAGTAAAAGCAAAGATTGATGCTAAAAAGGATGGAAAGGTTCTACAAACTTCGGTAAATTTGCAACATAATAAAATTGAAGTGTTAGACCAAAGTCCGGGTTTTTCATTCAGTATTCCTAAATCTTACACGCCTAAGTAG
- a CDS encoding tetratricopeptide repeat protein: MKFRPIIYLVFVALPILSVAQKNKKTESKDISEKELKSEAYFVEGMKYYIAESYDKAIPLFKKATEGEPTSAGINYMLAKAYLASNDIATATVYSEKALKLDDENKFYRKFLGEIYTKQKRYKDAAEMYEKLASRFPQDVDNYLDLSNIYILQEKFSDAIEIYNKIERTIGVSEEITRQKQLIYLKQNKLEKAIEEGDRLIASEPSEPEYVVQQAQILISNERYEQAITMLRNSLKKNPDFAEAHVLLAEIYRKQNELEKCNEELQEAFANKNLSVDVKFKILNSYMLMLKDDSSNKTLDNLLTLTQALVKQSPKEAKGYVILGDLLMKKGETASARDNYVKSTTYDKSVFEVWLAIVELDAKLNQIDSLAKHSEEAIEYFPNQSFFWYHNGFANFAKKDYEKASSSLEEAKNLAVDNLELAKHVNALLGDTYNELKKYTKSDDAYEAVLKVDPDYEYVLNNYSYYLSIRKDKLSRAIQLSSRLTDKFGDNATYLDTHAWVLYMMKEYQKAREFLERAIKQDKGVSGTIVEHYGDVLYRLGEKEKALEQWKKARQMGENSTNIDKKIQSGTLVE, translated from the coding sequence ATGAAGTTCAGACCAATTATATATTTAGTATTTGTTGCCTTACCGATACTTTCGGTAGCTCAGAAAAACAAAAAAACTGAGAGCAAGGATATTTCGGAGAAAGAGTTAAAGTCAGAAGCATACTTCGTAGAAGGCATGAAATACTACATTGCCGAATCCTACGACAAAGCCATTCCATTATTTAAGAAAGCCACCGAAGGCGAACCAACTAGTGCGGGTATCAACTACATGTTGGCTAAGGCGTATTTGGCTAGTAATGATATTGCCACCGCAACTGTTTACAGTGAGAAAGCACTTAAACTTGATGATGAAAATAAGTTTTATCGCAAGTTTTTAGGCGAAATCTACACCAAGCAAAAACGTTATAAAGATGCAGCTGAAATGTATGAAAAATTAGCAAGTAGATTTCCGCAGGATGTTGATAATTACCTCGATTTATCTAATATCTATATTCTGCAAGAGAAATTTTCTGATGCTATCGAAATCTACAATAAAATTGAGCGAACAATTGGAGTAAGCGAAGAAATTACTCGCCAAAAACAATTAATTTATCTCAAACAAAATAAGCTCGAAAAAGCCATCGAAGAAGGCGACCGCCTCATTGCTTCCGAACCTTCCGAACCAGAATATGTAGTTCAGCAAGCCCAAATATTGATTTCTAACGAACGCTACGAGCAAGCAATTACGATGCTCAGAAATTCGCTGAAAAAGAATCCAGATTTTGCGGAAGCACACGTACTTTTGGCCGAAATTTATAGAAAACAAAATGAACTCGAAAAATGTAATGAAGAACTTCAAGAGGCTTTCGCTAATAAAAACTTGTCTGTCGATGTAAAGTTTAAGATTTTGAATAGCTATATGCTCATGCTCAAAGACGACAGTAGTAATAAGACTTTAGATAATCTTCTTACACTCACACAAGCGTTAGTTAAGCAATCGCCTAAAGAAGCCAAAGGGTATGTTATTTTAGGTGATTTATTGATGAAAAAGGGCGAAACGGCAAGTGCTCGTGATAATTACGTAAAATCTACGACTTACGATAAATCAGTTTTTGAGGTTTGGTTAGCAATCGTTGAGTTAGATGCTAAATTGAATCAGATTGATAGCTTAGCTAAACATTCAGAAGAAGCGATTGAGTATTTCCCGAATCAATCATTTTTTTGGTATCATAATGGTTTTGCCAATTTTGCAAAGAAAGATTATGAAAAAGCAAGCTCTTCACTCGAAGAGGCTAAAAACTTAGCGGTAGATAATCTTGAGTTAGCGAAGCACGTGAATGCTCTTTTAGGCGATACTTACAATGAACTTAAAAAATATACCAAATCAGATGATGCCTACGAGGCTGTATTAAAAGTTGATCCTGACTATGAATATGTATTAAATAATTACAGCTATTATTTATCAATTCGCAAAGACAAACTTAGCCGTGCAATACAACTATCTTCTCGTTTAACTGACAAATTTGGTGATAATGCTACTTATCTTGATACGCATGCTTGGGTGCTTTATATGATGAAAGAGTATCAAAAAGCACGTGAGTTTTTAGAACGAGCTATCAAACAAGATAAAGGTGTGAGTGGTACAATCGTTGAGCATTATGGTGATGTCCTTTATCGACTTGGTGAGAAAGAAAAAGCCTTAGAACAATGGAAAAAGGCTCGTCAAATGGGTGAAAATAGTACAAATATTGATAAGAAGATTCAATCAGGAACTTTGGTTGAATAA
- the xylA gene encoding xylose isomerase, translating into MSNLKVTLGQKEYFPFIKDAIAYEGRESNNYLAFKYYDANRVVAGKTMAEHLRFATAYWHTFCGNGGDPFGPGTKIFPWDVATSPMDAAKQKLDAAFEFMTKLGTPFYCFHDIDIAPEGDSQAEFEKNLQEIVALAKQKQQESGVKLLWGTANLFSHKRFMNGASTNPDFAVVAHAGFQVKNAIDATITLGGEGYVFWGGREGYMSLLNTNTKKEIDHLGQFLSISRDYARSQGFTGKFYIEPKPCEPSKHQYDYDAQTVIGFLRQYGLDKDFQLNLEVNHATLAGHTFAHELQMAADAGMLGSIDANRGDYQNGWDTDQFPIDLYELTESMLVILEAGGFSTGGINFDAKTRRNSTDLEDIFIAHIAGMDAFARALLIATDILDKSDYKKLRANRYASFNSGDGAAFESGKLGLADLHRIALANGEPQQISGKQELFEMIINQYI; encoded by the coding sequence ATGTCAAATCTTAAGGTTACTCTTGGTCAAAAAGAGTATTTTCCGTTTATCAAAGATGCAATTGCATACGAAGGTAGAGAGTCAAACAACTACTTAGCATTCAAATACTACGATGCTAATCGTGTGGTGGCTGGCAAGACAATGGCTGAACACTTACGTTTCGCCACTGCCTATTGGCACACATTCTGTGGTAATGGTGGTGACCCATTTGGTCCAGGAACTAAAATCTTCCCTTGGGATGTTGCTACAAGCCCAATGGATGCAGCGAAACAAAAACTTGATGCTGCGTTTGAGTTTATGACAAAATTAGGCACGCCTTTCTACTGCTTCCACGATATTGATATTGCTCCAGAAGGAGATTCTCAAGCTGAATTCGAGAAAAACCTGCAAGAGATTGTGGCTTTAGCTAAACAAAAACAACAAGAAAGTGGTGTGAAATTACTTTGGGGAACGGCTAACTTATTCTCTCATAAGCGTTTCATGAATGGAGCTTCTACAAACCCTGATTTTGCGGTTGTCGCTCATGCTGGTTTCCAAGTAAAAAATGCTATTGATGCTACAATTACTTTAGGAGGTGAAGGATATGTATTCTGGGGTGGACGTGAAGGTTATATGTCGTTGTTGAATACAAATACAAAGAAAGAAATTGACCACCTTGGCCAGTTCCTTTCTATCTCACGTGATTATGCCCGTTCACAAGGATTTACTGGTAAATTCTACATTGAGCCAAAACCATGTGAGCCATCGAAACACCAATATGATTATGATGCACAAACTGTGATTGGTTTCTTGCGTCAGTATGGTTTAGATAAAGATTTCCAATTGAATTTAGAAGTAAACCACGCTACTTTGGCTGGCCATACTTTTGCTCATGAACTACAAATGGCAGCAGATGCTGGTATGTTGGGAAGTATTGATGCAAACCGTGGAGATTATCAAAATGGCTGGGATACTGACCAATTCCCAATTGATTTATATGAGTTAACAGAATCAATGTTGGTGATTCTTGAAGCGGGTGGTTTCTCTACTGGAGGTATCAACTTCGATGCTAAGACTCGTCGTAATTCAACTGATTTAGAAGATATTTTCATTGCACATATTGCAGGTATGGATGCTTTTGCTCGTGCATTGTTGATTGCAACTGATATCCTTGACAAATCTGATTATAAGAAACTCCGTGCGAATCGTTATGCATCATTCAATAGTGGAGATGGTGCTGCGTTTGAATCAGGCAAATTAGGTTTAGCTGATTTACACCGTATTGCATTAGCCAATGGCGAACCACAACAAATTAGCGGCAAGCAAGAATTATTTGAAATGATTATTAATCAATACATTTAA
- a CDS encoding Nramp family divalent metal transporter has product MEKNLDINQVKGWRSNGSTQSLPEVHGTINVPKTGSSWKRMAAFVGPGLMVAVGYMDPGNWATDIAGGAKFGYTLLSVILISNLFAMLLQHLSLKLGIATGRDLAQACRDAYSKPVSIMLWILAEIAIAACDLAEVIGAAVALNLLFHIPLTYGILITSIDVIFILFLQNKGFRLIEVIVGGLILLILLCFGYEIIVSQPDIVAVSKGLVPSTQIVSNPEMLYIAIGILGATVMPHNLYLHSSIVQTRKIEDTQAAKRSAIKYATIDSTASLFIAFFINAAILIMAAATFHFTGNKEVADITDAYHLLDPILGVKLAGLFFAVALLAAGQNSTLTGTLAGQIVMEGFLNIQLKPWLRRLITRLLAIVPALIVAILYGEQGTSDLLVLSQVILSLQLSFAVVPLVMFTSDKLKMGEFVNPAYVKYTAWAVTVIIIALNSYLLFDTIF; this is encoded by the coding sequence ATGGAAAAAAATTTAGATATAAATCAGGTAAAGGGTTGGCGTTCGAATGGCTCGACACAATCTTTACCAGAAGTACACGGCACCATCAACGTTCCGAAAACAGGTAGTTCTTGGAAACGAATGGCTGCTTTTGTAGGGCCGGGATTGATGGTTGCAGTAGGATACATGGACCCCGGTAACTGGGCAACCGATATTGCTGGCGGTGCGAAATTTGGATATACGCTCTTGTCGGTTATTCTGATTTCGAACCTTTTTGCGATGCTTTTGCAGCATCTTTCGCTCAAATTGGGTATTGCAACTGGGCGAGATTTAGCTCAGGCCTGCCGTGATGCTTACTCGAAGCCAGTTTCGATTATGTTGTGGATATTGGCAGAAATTGCCATCGCAGCCTGCGATTTAGCTGAGGTAATTGGAGCAGCCGTAGCATTGAATTTACTTTTTCATATTCCACTTACTTACGGAATTTTGATTACATCCATTGATGTAATCTTTATCTTATTTCTTCAGAACAAAGGTTTTCGTTTAATCGAAGTGATTGTCGGGGGGCTTATTTTACTTATTCTACTTTGTTTTGGGTACGAAATTATTGTTTCACAACCCGATATTGTTGCAGTATCGAAAGGTTTAGTACCAAGTACGCAGATTGTTTCAAACCCTGAAATGCTCTATATCGCCATCGGAATCTTGGGAGCAACAGTTATGCCTCATAATTTGTATTTACATTCGAGTATTGTACAAACACGTAAAATCGAAGATACACAGGCTGCCAAGCGTAGTGCCATTAAATACGCCACAATCGACTCAACAGCCTCCCTTTTCATTGCCTTTTTTATCAATGCTGCTATTTTGATTATGGCGGCTGCAACTTTTCATTTTACAGGAAATAAGGAAGTGGCTGATATTACAGATGCGTATCATTTACTTGACCCAATTTTAGGTGTGAAATTAGCAGGACTTTTCTTTGCAGTGGCTCTTTTAGCCGCTGGACAAAATTCTACACTAACAGGTACATTGGCTGGACAAATCGTGATGGAAGGTTTTTTAAATATTCAGCTAAAACCGTGGTTGAGAAGACTCATTACTCGACTTTTAGCCATTGTTCCAGCACTGATTGTAGCTATTTTGTATGGAGAACAAGGAACGTCCGATTTGTTGGTTTTGAGTCAAGTAATTCTCTCACTGCAATTAAGTTTTGCGGTGGTACCATTAGTAATGTTTACTTCTGATAAACTCAAAATGGGAGAATTCGTGAATCCCGCTTATGTAAAATATACTGCTTGGGCTGTAACAGTTATTATTATTGCTTTGAATAGTTATTTGCTGTTTGATACGATATTTTAA
- a CDS encoding metal-dependent transcriptional regulator, whose product MTSFTEENYLKIIYLLTERHNGNEVSTNQLAEHTQTKAASVSDMLRKLAEKNFINYRKYQGVTLTEAGEQIALGVIRKHRLWEVFLVEKLGFGWDEIHDIAEQLEHIDSKELTKRLDDFLDNPKFDPHGDPIPDAKGKMPSVSYQKLSEIPLNQSVIMMGVSVHSPAFLQHLDKQQITLGCNLKVLEISEFDKSYSLLLNDQLKLFVSHEVARNLLVQTQEA is encoded by the coding sequence ATCACCTCTTTCACCGAAGAAAATTATCTCAAAATCATATATCTGCTTACCGAACGCCACAATGGCAACGAGGTAAGCACAAATCAACTAGCCGAACATACGCAAACCAAAGCCGCCTCGGTTTCGGATATGTTACGTAAATTGGCTGAAAAAAACTTTATCAATTACCGAAAATATCAAGGCGTTACACTCACCGAAGCAGGTGAGCAAATTGCTTTGGGTGTCATTAGGAAGCATAGACTTTGGGAAGTTTTTTTGGTAGAAAAACTTGGCTTTGGCTGGGATGAGATTCATGATATTGCTGAGCAACTCGAACATATCGACTCGAAAGAATTAACCAAACGCCTTGATGATTTCTTGGATAACCCTAAATTTGACCCTCATGGCGACCCAATTCCAGATGCAAAAGGTAAGATGCCATCGGTGAGTTATCAAAAACTATCAGAAATTCCGCTTAATCAATCAGTCATCATGATGGGAGTTTCAGTACATTCGCCTGCATTTCTCCAACATCTTGATAAACAACAAATTACACTTGGTTGTAACCTTAAAGTATTGGAAATAAGTGAATTTGATAAATCTTACAGCTTATTATTGAACGACCAACTAAAGCTCTTCGTTAGTCATGAAGTAGCCAGAAACTTATTGGTACAAACACAAGAAGCGTAA